A single Populus alba chromosome 7, ASM523922v2, whole genome shotgun sequence DNA region contains:
- the LOC118032045 gene encoding uncharacterized protein produces MKRMIALGFEGSANKIGVGVVTLDGTILSNPRHTYITPPGQGFLPRETAQHHWQHVLPLIKSALETAGITPDEIDCLCYTKGPGMGAPLQVSAAVVRVLSQLWKKPIVAVNHCVAHIEMGRIVTGADDPVVLYVSGGNTQVIAYSEGRYRIFGETIDIAVGNCLDRFARVLQLSNDPAPGYNIEQLAKKGEQFIDLPYVVKGMDVSFSGILSFIEATTEEKLKNNECTPADLCYSLQETVFAMLVEITERAMAHCDKKDVLIVGGVGCNERLQEMMRTMCAERGGMLYATDDRYCIDNGAMIAFTGLLAFAHGETTQLEESTFTQRFRTDEVHAIWREKMESASVNGMEEHGD; encoded by the exons ATGAAGAGAATGATAGCACTAGGATTTGAAGGTTCCGCAAACAAGATAGGAGTTGGGGTTGTTACATTAGATGGTACAATCTTGTCAAATCCAAGACATACTTATATAACCCCACCTGGTCAAGGTTTTTTGCCAAGAGAAACAGCCCAACATCATTGGCAACATGTTTTACCACTTATAAAATCTGCTTTAGAGACTGCGGGGATTACCCCGGATGAAATTGACTGTCTTTGTTACACTAAAGGTCCTGGTATGGGAGCACCTTTACAAGTGTCTGCTGCTGTTGTTAGAGTTCTTTCACAGTTGTGGAAGAAACCAATTGTTGCGGTTAATCATTGTGTTGCACATATTGAGATGGGTAGGATTGTTACTGGGGCGGATGATCCTGTTGTTTTGTACGTTAGTGGTGGGAATACTCAGGTTATTGCTTATAGTGAAGGACGGTATCGGATTTTTGGTGAGACTATTGATATTGCTGTTGGGAATTGTTTGGATCGGTTCGCTAGAGTCTTGCAGCTGTCTAATGATCCAGCTCCTGGATATAACATTGAGCag CTTGCTAAGAAAGGAGAGCAATTTATAGACCTTCCTTATGTTGTCAAAGGGATGGATGTTTCTTTTAGTGGAATATTGAGCTTTATCGAAGCCACTACAGAGGAGAAGCTTAAAAATAATGAGTGCACTCCTGCAGACTTGTGCTATTCCCTCCAG GAAACAGTGTTCGCTATGCTTGTGGAGATCACAGAACGGGCAATGGCACATTGTGATAAGAAAGATGTTCTTATTGTTGGTGGTGTGGGTTGCAACGAGCGCTTGCAAGAGATGATGAGAACAATGTGCGCTGAGCGGGGTGGAATGCTATATGCAACTGATGATAGGTATTGCATTGACAATGGAGCAATGATTGCGTTTACTGGTCTCCTTGCTTTTGCGCATGGTGAAACAACTCAACTAGAGGAATCAACTTTCACCCAGAGGTTCCGAACTGATGAAGTACATGCAATTTGGAGAGAAAAAATGGAGTCAGCCAGTGTGAATGGTATGGAAGAACATGGGGACTAG